Proteins co-encoded in one Candidatus Cloacimonadota bacterium genomic window:
- a CDS encoding MotA/TolQ/ExbB proton channel family protein, with protein MKAKHIVLVILTLFVAVGALSAQTATTAQTETVNLATIFNDSGIFGYLIVLVFLIGIVYAIVRYVQLYHREKINAQNLYKSLKGYIKNNQIDEAIKITDKLKSTTLGFIFFSGLSVYKDVRQSAKSHEDISDQVQNAFDEAVLQKVYKLDAGLFWFDTLAQVCTYLGLLGTIWGLLLAFAALSNPEIADSQKNLLLSAGIKTAIGTTALGLLAAIPLTFIKGWLMGRAQKLINEIDEYSVKLINFINISAKG; from the coding sequence ATGAAAGCTAAACATATCGTTCTCGTGATCCTAACATTATTCGTTGCGGTTGGAGCCCTTTCAGCTCAAACAGCAACCACGGCCCAAACAGAAACCGTGAATCTTGCCACCATCTTCAATGATAGTGGGATCTTTGGCTATTTAATTGTGCTGGTCTTCCTCATCGGTATCGTTTACGCTATCGTACGTTATGTCCAGCTTTACCACCGGGAAAAAATCAACGCCCAAAACCTTTACAAAAGCCTCAAAGGCTACATCAAAAACAACCAGATTGATGAAGCCATCAAGATTACGGACAAGCTGAAAAGCACCACACTCGGTTTCATATTCTTCAGCGGACTTTCCGTTTATAAAGATGTGCGCCAGAGCGCGAAATCTCATGAAGATATCAGCGACCAGGTCCAGAACGCCTTCGACGAAGCGGTTCTGCAAAAGGTTTACAAGCTGGATGCCGGTCTCTTTTGGTTTGACACCCTGGCTCAGGTTTGCACCTATTTGGGGCTTCTGGGAACGATTTGGGGTCTTCTGTTGGCCTTTGCCGCTCTCAGCAATCCCGAAATTGCTGACTCCCAAAAGAACCTCTTGCTTTCAGCCGGGATAAAAACCGCCATTGGCACCACAGCGCTGGGGCTCTTGGCTGCCATCCCGCTCACATTCATAAAAGGATGGCTGATGGGCAGGGCTCAAAAGCTGATCAACGAAATCGACGAATATAGCGTAAAACTGATTAACTTTATCAATATCTCAGCAAAAGGATAA
- a CDS encoding biopolymer transporter ExbD, giving the protein MSHLMKSKTLNRKVRRKFPESSGLSIISLVDILTILLVFLMKNVSMEVQKHTMPNNMTFPVTMEKRDLLENKGTTLVQIYPDRILLGEQGIYFGTLQEFASDQNKREAIFNYLQNTALEILADKDDDGNPKTPTALLIQADKSIPCWYITEFVSLGTSSFHDYIYFATLLETDWLEKSKSITSG; this is encoded by the coding sequence ATGAGTCATCTGATGAAATCCAAAACCCTAAACCGCAAGGTGCGCAGAAAATTCCCCGAAAGCAGTGGTCTTTCCATCATTTCGCTGGTGGATATCCTCACCATTCTGCTGGTTTTCCTCATGAAAAACGTGTCCATGGAAGTGCAGAAACACACCATGCCAAACAACATGACCTTTCCGGTCACCATGGAAAAACGCGACCTGCTGGAAAACAAGGGAACCACTCTGGTTCAGATTTATCCAGACCGCATCCTGTTGGGAGAGCAAGGCATCTATTTTGGAACCTTGCAAGAGTTTGCCAGCGACCAAAATAAACGCGAAGCAATCTTCAACTATCTGCAAAACACAGCTTTGGAGATTTTGGCAGACAAAGATGACGACGGCAATCCCAAAACTCCCACAGCCCTGCTGATTCAAGCGGATAAAAGCATACCTTGCTGGTATATCACCGAATTTGTAAGCTTGGGAACCAGCTCCTTTCACGATTACATCTATTTTGCCACCCTCCTGGAAACTGATTGGCTTGAAAAAAGTAAATCGATCACCAGTGGGTAA